One segment of Jatrophihabitans sp. DNA contains the following:
- the ribA gene encoding GTP cyclohydrolase II: MLDISQEIPSFPPAVIRKQVTMPLRLHEGEFASATAVTFDALTDGLEHVALVFDGWQEAQAPLVRLHSECLTGDAFGSGRCDCGPQLREAIRACHAEGGIILYLRQEGRGIGLYNKLDTYLLQEQGLDTYEANRALHFEEDPRDYEQAAQMLQALNVRSVRLLTNNPDKVSQLQSYGIAVAQHPTGVYVNTHNAGYLRAKIEHGRHAIELP; this comes from the coding sequence GTGCTTGACATCAGCCAAGAGATACCGAGCTTTCCGCCTGCAGTCATCAGAAAACAGGTCACGATGCCCTTGCGCCTTCATGAAGGCGAATTCGCTTCTGCGACCGCTGTGACATTCGATGCGCTCACTGACGGCCTTGAGCACGTCGCGCTCGTCTTCGACGGGTGGCAGGAGGCCCAGGCCCCGCTCGTGCGTTTGCACTCCGAATGCCTGACCGGCGACGCGTTCGGGTCCGGCCGCTGCGACTGCGGACCGCAGCTTCGCGAAGCCATTCGGGCCTGCCACGCAGAGGGCGGGATCATCCTCTACCTGCGGCAGGAGGGGCGCGGCATCGGTCTGTACAACAAGTTGGACACCTACCTGCTCCAGGAGCAGGGCCTGGACACCTACGAGGCAAACCGCGCGCTGCACTTCGAGGAAGACCCGAGAGACTACGAGCAGGCAGCGCAAATGCTGCAGGCACTCAACGTGAGATCCGTTCGCCTGCTCACGAACAACCCCGACAAGGTCTCGCAGCTACAGAGCTACGGGATTGCCGTCGCACAACACCCCACCGGTGTGTACGTCAACACCCACAACGCGGGCTATCTCCGCGCGAAGATCGAGCACGGTCGCCACGCGATCGAGTTGCCCTAG
- a CDS encoding WD40 repeat domain-containing protein — protein sequence MKEVIVYEVDVLSPATAVAADAHASPQTTVAFAPDSEHYASGSYDGRVVLWNRQQADPLWVGRHFRLVNVVRFSPSGRLLASGSADKTCRIWDVATGQVLQVLARQPDDINSIAWLGEDRIVTVSQDGTGRVWDVEAGTMAAGAMFHSDHCMAVDTSRNGLIATCGEDARIKIWDAQVNPVGELDRSGHVEMCRWSPDGTLLAASCDDGFVHIVKPDGSLVTKIGPYVAAVKAVAWSSDGRHVAVGAYDSTVAIWHVDSGEIVKSWVGPQLWPRSLDWSHDGRTLIVGSMGTRPALLPVDGDDLRPTAADTAVEQFVTPGPGTLGVNHLAVGSDLVVAGADNGTLRVWRSGATAGEEIAVAGGSLVNAVAVSADNPGLVAYGTFSGRVELLDVDSQQVLVSLKRDHPINRVGWSPDGRTLAVADYEGRLDFYAWDGKELGKRGSSQEHEGAVKDLAWVDDTSLVTASTDRTARLITTSGQTLRVYRGHGELINSVSVGTVGGRRLVATVARDRTVRIYDLDSGALLRVLLGHDESVKAVAWSDDGRPMLLTGSYDFTARVWVLDPSSLQVEDCHVLVAHTSAVSTVAWAQGKPLTASWDGRVLLWHGLGENAPEPVDLTTRATASDGAQG from the coding sequence ATGAAAGAGGTAATCGTGTACGAGGTTGACGTCCTTTCCCCGGCTACAGCCGTGGCAGCCGACGCTCACGCATCGCCTCAGACCACGGTGGCTTTCGCTCCCGACAGCGAGCATTACGCCAGTGGCAGTTACGACGGCCGAGTGGTCCTGTGGAACCGCCAGCAGGCCGACCCCCTCTGGGTGGGCCGTCACTTCCGCCTCGTCAACGTGGTGCGCTTCTCGCCCTCAGGACGCCTTCTCGCCAGCGGCTCGGCGGACAAGACCTGCCGCATCTGGGACGTCGCGACCGGGCAGGTGCTACAGGTGCTCGCACGCCAGCCGGACGACATCAACTCCATCGCGTGGCTGGGCGAGGACCGGATAGTCACGGTGAGCCAGGACGGCACTGGCCGGGTCTGGGACGTCGAGGCCGGCACGATGGCCGCCGGGGCCATGTTCCACTCCGATCACTGCATGGCCGTCGACACCTCGCGCAACGGCCTGATCGCCACCTGCGGCGAGGACGCCCGGATCAAGATCTGGGATGCGCAGGTCAACCCAGTCGGCGAGCTGGATCGCTCAGGCCACGTGGAGATGTGCCGCTGGTCTCCGGACGGCACGCTCCTGGCCGCCAGCTGCGACGACGGGTTCGTCCACATCGTCAAGCCCGACGGGAGCCTGGTGACCAAGATCGGGCCCTACGTCGCAGCCGTCAAGGCGGTGGCGTGGTCCTCCGACGGGCGTCACGTCGCAGTCGGCGCGTACGACAGCACCGTCGCGATCTGGCACGTCGACTCGGGCGAGATCGTCAAGAGCTGGGTCGGGCCGCAGCTGTGGCCGAGGTCCCTGGATTGGTCGCACGACGGGCGAACCCTCATCGTCGGTTCGATGGGCACCCGCCCTGCGCTGCTACCCGTTGACGGCGACGATCTCAGGCCGACTGCCGCTGACACCGCGGTGGAACAATTCGTGACTCCGGGGCCCGGCACGCTCGGCGTGAACCACCTCGCCGTCGGCTCCGATCTTGTCGTTGCCGGAGCGGACAACGGGACCCTGCGGGTCTGGCGGTCTGGCGCGACCGCAGGCGAAGAGATCGCCGTTGCCGGCGGAAGCCTGGTCAACGCTGTCGCGGTGTCTGCCGACAACCCTGGCCTCGTAGCGTATGGAACGTTCTCCGGCAGGGTGGAGTTGCTCGACGTCGACAGCCAGCAAGTGCTGGTCTCCCTCAAGCGTGACCACCCGATCAATCGAGTCGGCTGGTCGCCTGACGGTCGCACTCTGGCCGTCGCAGACTACGAGGGTCGGCTCGATTTCTACGCCTGGGACGGCAAGGAGCTTGGCAAGCGCGGCTCGTCGCAAGAGCATGAGGGCGCGGTCAAGGACCTGGCGTGGGTAGATGACACATCCCTCGTGACGGCGTCGACGGACCGGACGGCCAGGCTGATCACCACCTCCGGCCAGACGCTGCGGGTGTACCGGGGCCACGGCGAGCTCATCAACTCAGTGTCGGTCGGGACAGTAGGCGGCAGGCGTCTGGTCGCGACCGTCGCGCGAGACCGCACAGTGCGCATCTATGACCTGGACAGCGGCGCCCTGCTGAGGGTCCTCCTCGGCCATGACGAGTCGGTCAAGGCGGTGGCGTGGAGCGATGACGGGCGGCCGATGCTGCTCACCGGAAGTTACGACTTCACGGCGCGGGTGTGGGTGTTGGACCCCAGCAGCCTCCAGGTCGAGGACTGTCACGTTCTGGTGGCGCACACCAGCGCGGTCAGCACCGTGGCGTGGGCACAGGGCAAGCCCCTGACGGCGAGCTGGGACGGGCGCGTACTGCTCTGGCACGGCCTGGGCGAAAACGCCCCCGAGCCGGTGGACCTCACCACGCGCGCGACAGCTTCCGACGGCGCTCAAGGATGA
- a CDS encoding DUF3180 family protein — translation MTRRTSLTDLLIPFLLSGVGVYSLLRIGYESLPPLQWFTALPIAALAVAEVVIARRVRAAVRRQPRTKPMTALAIARAVALGKATALVAALVAGAAAALVLKLLPSAGQANIAGQDLRVGYLLLLVTAALLGAGLLLERAGVDPQHDRR, via the coding sequence ATGACGCGCCGGACCAGCCTCACCGACCTGCTGATCCCGTTCCTGTTGTCGGGCGTCGGGGTCTACTCGTTGCTGCGGATCGGCTACGAGTCGCTGCCGCCGTTGCAGTGGTTCACCGCGCTGCCGATCGCGGCTCTGGCCGTCGCCGAAGTGGTGATCGCTCGCCGGGTGCGGGCGGCGGTGCGACGCCAGCCGCGGACCAAGCCGATGACAGCGCTGGCGATCGCCCGAGCCGTGGCCCTGGGAAAGGCCACCGCGCTGGTCGCGGCATTGGTCGCCGGGGCCGCCGCGGCCCTGGTGCTGAAGCTGTTGCCCTCGGCCGGGCAGGCCAACATAGCCGGACAGGACCTGCGCGTCGGGTACTTGCTGCTGCTGGTCACCGCAGCGTTGCTGGGGGCGGGGTTGCTGCTGGAACGGGCCGGGGTGGATCCCCAGCACGACCGCCGCTGA
- the folK gene encoding 2-amino-4-hydroxy-6-hydroxymethyldihydropteridine diphosphokinase, with the protein MSSAVLSIGSNMGDRLAQLRSAVAALSPYLTAASPVFQTPPWGPVEQQPFLNAVVLVADPTATPADWLARAQACEQAAGRTRELRWGPRTLDVDVITVDDVRSEDPELTLPHPRAAERAFVLVPWWSVEPEAQLPGRGSVLQLMQALPEDEVTAVRLLPTAELWP; encoded by the coding sequence ATGAGCAGCGCGGTGTTGTCGATCGGATCGAACATGGGTGATCGGCTGGCCCAGCTGCGCTCGGCTGTGGCCGCTCTCTCGCCCTACCTGACAGCGGCCTCGCCGGTGTTCCAGACGCCGCCCTGGGGCCCGGTCGAGCAGCAGCCGTTCCTGAACGCCGTCGTGCTGGTGGCCGATCCCACGGCCACCCCGGCTGACTGGTTGGCACGGGCCCAGGCCTGTGAGCAGGCGGCCGGTCGGACCCGTGAGCTGCGATGGGGCCCGCGCACGCTGGACGTGGACGTGATCACGGTCGACGACGTGCGCAGCGAGGACCCCGAGCTGACCTTGCCGCACCCGCGCGCAGCCGAACGCGCCTTCGTCCTGGTGCCGTGGTGGTCAGTCGAGCCGGAGGCCCAGCTGCCCGGCCGGGGCTCGGTGCTGCAGCTGATGCAAGCCCTGCCCGAGGACGAGGTCACCGCCGTGCGGTTGCTGCCGACAGCTGAGCTGTGGCCATGA
- a CDS encoding MATE family efflux transporter: MQNDVTEPESRTPGLWQLALPIAADMTLIFAGGVAELYFVSRVGENAVAGYAAMLPLILLGITILRLSAQGAGSVIARYWGAGRVDLVREAQQVAIVVSLVLALALVAVLIPLRAEISHAMGLSGDAAAYGQQYLIGWSIGLALIAVRSTLTGFLAARGDTRTGMWGSAAGTVTAVALNLALLPWTTRTEHPVLVITLVTAFGLVANTSVIARKARGVMPTGVWRERPTGKRVAETARQMARVVIPSTVEPVQFNLFLIALTALVARLGTESLSARAYVVQVTSLTFYYSLSLAIATQIRVSQAYGAEEFDEVRARLWNGRVRAVGGAFVTAVLMWAMASQLIRAFTDDPGVLTLAAPLFAIGLVLEPFRSMNAVTGFALVAVGDGRTVVVASLAITWLLGLPLAYLLAVPMDLGLLGIWIAMAAEEGIRCAVLTLRWRLGHWARTSAVLPS; encoded by the coding sequence ATGCAGAACGACGTGACGGAGCCAGAAAGCCGAACCCCCGGGCTCTGGCAGCTTGCGCTTCCGATCGCAGCGGACATGACGTTGATCTTCGCGGGCGGCGTCGCGGAGCTTTACTTCGTGAGCAGGGTGGGAGAGAACGCGGTTGCCGGGTACGCCGCGATGCTTCCGCTCATCCTGCTCGGGATCACCATCCTCCGGCTGTCTGCCCAGGGAGCCGGCTCGGTGATCGCCAGATACTGGGGCGCTGGGCGAGTCGACCTGGTGCGCGAAGCCCAGCAGGTCGCGATCGTCGTCTCCTTGGTCCTAGCCCTGGCCCTGGTGGCAGTCCTCATACCGTTGCGTGCGGAGATATCGCACGCCATGGGATTGTCCGGAGACGCAGCTGCTTATGGACAGCAGTACCTGATCGGCTGGTCAATCGGGCTCGCGCTCATCGCAGTCCGCTCTACGCTCACCGGCTTCCTGGCCGCCAGGGGCGACACGCGTACCGGGATGTGGGGGTCCGCGGCCGGCACTGTCACTGCTGTGGCGTTGAATCTGGCGTTACTTCCTTGGACAACCCGAACCGAGCATCCAGTGTTGGTCATAACGCTGGTGACGGCGTTCGGTCTGGTCGCGAACACGAGCGTCATCGCGCGCAAGGCGCGAGGTGTGATGCCGACGGGGGTGTGGCGAGAACGGCCTACAGGCAAGCGCGTGGCGGAGACGGCGCGGCAGATGGCCCGTGTCGTGATCCCTTCCACAGTGGAACCGGTGCAGTTCAACCTGTTCCTCATCGCGCTCACGGCGTTGGTGGCACGCCTGGGGACCGAGTCTCTGAGCGCGCGCGCCTACGTGGTCCAGGTGACCTCGCTGACGTTCTACTACTCGCTCTCCCTGGCGATCGCCACTCAGATCCGCGTGTCACAGGCCTACGGCGCTGAGGAGTTCGACGAGGTCCGTGCCCGACTGTGGAACGGGAGGGTCCGCGCAGTGGGCGGCGCGTTTGTCACCGCTGTCCTGATGTGGGCCATGGCTTCGCAGCTCATTCGCGCGTTCACAGACGATCCCGGGGTCCTGACTCTGGCGGCGCCCCTCTTCGCGATCGGGCTGGTGTTGGAGCCATTCCGCTCGATGAACGCTGTCACGGGATTCGCGCTGGTGGCGGTGGGAGACGGCAGGACCGTTGTCGTCGCTTCACTGGCCATAACGTGGCTGCTGGGACTGCCTTTGGCCTACCTGCTCGCCGTCCCGATGGATCTGGGCCTGCTGGGAATCTGGATCGCGATGGCAGCGGAAGAGGGGATTCGCTGCGCTGTGCTGACGCTGCGATGGAGATTGGGCCATTGGGCAAGGACGAGCGCCGTCCTGCCGAGCTAG